From Triticum urartu cultivar G1812 chromosome 2, Tu2.1, whole genome shotgun sequence, a single genomic window includes:
- the LOC125536188 gene encoding uncharacterized protein LOC125536188, with the protein MEGHNSVLIGWLLNSVVPPIGRSVEGLSTSAAIRTTLSTLYSGKGNVMLIAQIEGKTSRLHQGDDMSVMTYVAELQALWAEQDNCDPLELYDAACIESGRKWIARRRVLKLLEGLRGCFHGRRASLLHQPLLPSIEETIAAMSQEEVRLSLEHADMKAVPSPTFGVTERMEWSDPNKCHICGEAGHWKWACPTRGRGREYNGGGTGRGRSARGRGGYSGTSRGQASRGRGGYSGHSGDQRAHMTVAGDTGTSKGKDADDADYGDFALWASTDEGATDEPDSWDWHQA; encoded by the exons ATGGAAGGTCATAACTCTGTGCTCATTGGCTGGTTGTTGAACTCGGTGGTGCCCCCCATTGGACGCTCTGTGGAGGGGCTATCCACATCCGCTGCGATACGGACGACTCTGTCCACCTTGTACTCAGGTAAGGGCAATGTCATGCTAATTGCTCAGATTGAGGGGAAGACCAGTCGGCTGCATCAAGGCGACGACATGTCAGTGATGACATATGTGGCAGAGCTGCAGGCTTTGTGGGCAGAGCAGGATAACTGCGACCCTCTGGAACTCTACGATGCAGCTTGCATCGAGTCAGGGCGCAAGTGGATTGCACGCAGGCGTGTGCTGAAACTGTTGGAGGGGCTTAGAGGTTGTTTTCATGGCAGGAGGGCATCCCTGTTGCACCAACCTCTCCTGCCCTCTATTGAGGAGACTATTGCTGCTATGTCTCAAGAGGAGGTGCGGCTATCTCTTGAGCATGCAGACATGAAGGCTGTGCCGTCTCCGACATTTGGAGTCACTGAGCGCATGGAGTGGAGCGATCCCAACAAATGTCATATCTGTGGGGAGGCAGGTCACTGGAAGTGGGCGTGTCCAACTCGTGGCAGAGGCAGGGAATACAACGGAGGGGGAACTGGCAGAGGCAGGAGTGCTAGAGGCAGAGGTGGATACTCAGGGACCTCAAGGGGTCAGGCTTCTAGGGGCAGAGGTGGCTACTCAGGACACTCAGGGGATCAAAGGGCTCACATGACAGTGGCAGGAGACACTGGGACGTCAAAAGGCAAAGATGCAGATGATGCTGACTATGGAGACTTTGCTCTCTGGGCCTCCACTGATGAAG GAGCGACAGACGAGCCAGACAGTTGGGACTGGCACCAGGCGTAG